From Pseudomonas sp. FP2335, the proteins below share one genomic window:
- a CDS encoding ammonium transporter: MTLRKFAGLGALLSIVMPSLAMAADEVAAPVLNSGDTAWMLTSTALVLFMTIPGLALFYGGMVRSKNILSVMMQCFAITGLISILWVVYGYSIAFDTTGMEQGVVNFNSFFGGMGKAFLAGVTPASITGPAALFPEAVFITFQMTFAIITPALIVGAFAERMKFSAMLIFMAIWFTLVYAPIAHMVWSGNGGLLWDWGVLDFAGGTVVHINAGVAGLVACIVLGKRKGYPTTPMAPHNLGYTLIGAAMLWVGWFGFNAGSAAAANGTAGMAMLVTQIATAAAALGWMFAEWITHGKPSALGIASGVVAGLVAVTPAAGTVGPMGALVIGLVAGVVCFFCATSLKRKLGYDDSLDAFGVHGIGGIVGAILTGVFAAPALGGFGTVTDVAAQVWIQCKGVGFTVIYTAIVTYIILKVLDMVMGLRVTEEEEAVGLDLAQHNERGYNL, from the coding sequence ATGACTCTGCGTAAATTCGCAGGGCTAGGAGCCCTGTTGTCCATCGTAATGCCAAGCCTGGCCATGGCGGCAGACGAAGTGGCTGCTCCAGTCCTCAATTCCGGCGACACGGCGTGGATGCTCACATCCACCGCGCTGGTGCTGTTCATGACCATTCCAGGCCTGGCGCTGTTCTACGGCGGCATGGTGCGCTCCAAAAACATTCTTTCCGTGATGATGCAGTGCTTCGCCATCACCGGCCTGATCAGCATCCTGTGGGTCGTCTACGGCTACAGCATCGCCTTTGATACGACCGGGATGGAGCAGGGCGTCGTCAACTTCAACTCCTTCTTCGGCGGCATGGGCAAGGCGTTCCTGGCGGGCGTGACCCCGGCCAGCATCACCGGGCCTGCGGCACTGTTCCCCGAGGCGGTGTTCATCACCTTCCAGATGACCTTCGCGATCATCACTCCGGCGCTGATCGTCGGTGCCTTCGCCGAGCGCATGAAGTTCTCCGCGATGCTGATCTTCATGGCGATCTGGTTCACCCTGGTCTATGCGCCGATCGCGCACATGGTCTGGAGCGGTAACGGTGGCCTGCTGTGGGACTGGGGCGTGCTGGACTTCGCCGGCGGCACCGTGGTGCACATCAATGCCGGTGTGGCTGGCCTGGTGGCGTGCATCGTGCTCGGCAAGCGTAAAGGCTACCCGACCACCCCGATGGCCCCGCACAACCTGGGTTACACCCTGATCGGCGCGGCCATGCTGTGGGTGGGCTGGTTCGGCTTCAACGCCGGTTCCGCCGCTGCGGCCAACGGCACCGCCGGTATGGCGATGCTGGTCACCCAGATCGCGACCGCTGCTGCAGCGCTGGGCTGGATGTTCGCCGAGTGGATCACCCATGGTAAGCCAAGCGCACTGGGTATTGCCTCGGGTGTCGTGGCCGGCCTGGTTGCTGTAACGCCAGCCGCAGGCACCGTGGGCCCGATGGGCGCCCTGGTGATCGGCCTGGTGGCCGGTGTGGTCTGCTTCTTCTGCGCTACCAGCCTCAAGCGCAAGCTGGGCTACGACGACTCCCTGGACGCCTTCGGCGTGCACGGTATCGGCGGTATCGTCGGTGCAATCCTGACCGGTGTGTTCGCAGCGCCAGCCCTGGGCGGCTTCGGCACCGTGACTGACGTTGCTGCGCAGGTCTGGATCCAGTGCAAAGGTGTCGGCTTCACCGTGATCTACACGGCGATCGTGACCTACATCATCCTCAAGGTGCTGGACATGGTCATGGGCCTGCGGGTTACCGAAGAGGAAGAGGCTGTCGGCCTCGACCTGGCACAACACAACGAACGCGGCTACAACTTGTAA
- the rnk gene encoding nucleoside diphosphate kinase regulator, producing MTTAPSIILTRLDVQRLEQLIDRLGDESPGVEALQAELDRAEEVVGHDEVPAGVVTMNSSVHCREQGSGKDYHLTLVYPKHANADEGKISILAPVGSALLGLQVGQHIDWPAPGGKTLKLELLSVDGQPKDGGAFPL from the coding sequence ATGACCACCGCACCGTCCATCATCCTCACCCGTCTTGACGTGCAGCGTCTGGAGCAACTGATCGACCGCCTGGGCGACGAGTCTCCTGGCGTCGAAGCATTGCAAGCCGAACTCGACCGCGCCGAAGAGGTGGTTGGCCACGATGAAGTGCCTGCGGGTGTCGTGACCATGAACTCCAGCGTGCATTGCCGTGAACAAGGCAGTGGCAAGGACTACCACCTGACCCTGGTCTACCCGAAACACGCGAATGCCGATGAAGGCAAGATCTCGATCCTGGCACCTGTGGGCAGCGCGTTGCTGGGCCTGCAAGTGGGCCAGCATATCGACTGGCCGGCGCCCGGCGGCAAGACCCTCAAGCTGGAACTGCTCAGTGTTGACGGCCAGCCCAAGGACGGCGGCGCCTTCCCGCTCTAA
- the cyaY gene encoding iron donor protein CyaY, protein MSLTEARFHDLVDATQQALEDIFDDSGLDVDLENSAGVLTVKFESGQQLIFSRQEPLRQLWLAARSGGVHFDYDEESGKWQCDKSEELLGEMLARLVHEYTGAELDFDEI, encoded by the coding sequence ATGAGTTTGACCGAAGCCCGTTTTCACGACTTGGTGGATGCGACCCAGCAGGCGCTGGAAGATATTTTCGACGACAGCGGCCTGGATGTAGACCTGGAGAATTCGGCTGGCGTGCTGACCGTCAAGTTCGAGAGTGGCCAACAACTGATCTTCAGCCGCCAGGAGCCGCTGCGTCAGCTGTGGCTGGCGGCGCGTTCCGGTGGCGTGCACTTCGACTACGACGAAGAAAGCGGCAAATGGCAGTGCGACAAGAGTGAAGAGTTGTTGGGCGAAATGCTTGCGCGCCTGGTCCACGAATACACCGGCGCCGAGCTGGACTTCGACGAGATCTGA
- a CDS encoding HAD family hydrolase, translating into MSIKLITFDLDDTLWDNVPVIISAEASMREWLANHASKVGDLPLEHFASLRQQVLERHPELKHRISVLRHRVLMHAFEEAGYPQPEATQMADVCFEAFIHARHQLTPFPETEPMLQALRQHFLLGVITNGNADVQRVGLADYFHFALRAEDIGIAKPDARLFQEAMKRGGVEASAAVHIGDHPGDDIAGAQQAGLRAVWFNPTGKVWDADKRPDAEIRNLAQLPELLRGWQ; encoded by the coding sequence ATGAGTATCAAGCTGATCACCTTCGACCTGGACGACACGCTCTGGGACAACGTACCCGTCATCATCAGCGCCGAAGCGTCGATGCGTGAATGGCTGGCGAACCACGCGTCGAAGGTCGGCGACTTGCCCCTGGAGCATTTCGCCAGCCTGCGCCAGCAGGTGCTGGAGCGCCATCCGGAGCTGAAGCACCGCATCAGCGTGCTGCGCCACCGGGTGTTGATGCATGCCTTTGAAGAAGCCGGTTATCCACAGCCCGAGGCCACACAAATGGCCGATGTGTGTTTTGAGGCGTTCATTCATGCGCGTCATCAGCTCACCCCGTTCCCTGAAACCGAACCGATGCTGCAAGCGCTGCGTCAGCACTTCCTGCTAGGGGTAATCACCAACGGCAATGCCGATGTGCAGCGCGTTGGCCTGGCCGACTACTTCCACTTTGCCCTGCGCGCCGAAGACATCGGGATTGCCAAACCAGATGCGCGATTGTTTCAGGAGGCTATGAAGCGCGGCGGCGTGGAGGCCAGTGCGGCGGTGCATATCGGCGATCATCCAGGGGATGACATTGCCGGGGCGCAGCAGGCGGGGTTGCGGGCGGTGTGGTTCAACCCGACGGGCAAGGTGTGGGATGCAGATAAGCGCCCGGATGCCGAGATTCGTAACCTGGCGCAATTGCCAGAGTTGCTTCGCGGCTGGCAGTAA
- a CDS encoding DUF484 family protein has product MTDKPQVPAQASPSDSLEAAAVAAYLEANPDFFVEHEELLPALRIPHQRGDTVSLVERQMKILRERNIEMRHKLSHLMDVARDNDRLFEKTRRLILTLMDATSLEETVIAVEDSLRQDFQVPFVSLILFSDNPMPVGRWVSGAEAQTAIGGLLSEGKTISGTLREHELDFLFGAEQRKQIGSTAVVALSHQGLHGVLAIASRDPAHYKSSVGTLFLTYIAEVLGRVLPRFTTALRAVR; this is encoded by the coding sequence ATGACCGATAAGCCTCAAGTACCCGCACAAGCATCCCCGAGCGACAGTCTGGAGGCCGCTGCCGTCGCGGCGTACCTTGAGGCTAATCCGGACTTCTTCGTCGAACACGAGGAGCTGCTGCCGGCCCTGCGCATCCCCCACCAGCGCGGCGACACCGTGTCGCTGGTGGAGCGGCAGATGAAGATCCTGCGCGAGCGCAACATCGAAATGCGCCACAAGCTCTCGCACCTGATGGACGTGGCCCGCGACAACGACCGCCTGTTCGAGAAAACCCGCCGCCTGATCCTCACACTGATGGACGCCACCAGCCTGGAAGAAACGGTGATCGCCGTGGAAGACAGCCTGCGCCAGGATTTCCAGGTGCCCTTTGTCAGCCTGATCCTGTTCAGCGACAACCCGATGCCGGTGGGGCGATGGGTCAGCGGTGCCGAAGCACAGACCGCCATCGGCGGCCTGCTGTCCGAAGGCAAGACCATCAGCGGCACCCTGCGCGAGCATGAGCTGGACTTCCTGTTTGGCGCCGAACAGCGCAAGCAGATCGGCTCCACTGCCGTCGTCGCCCTCAGCCATCAAGGCCTGCATGGCGTTCTCGCCATCGCCAGCCGCGACCCGGCGCACTACAAAAGCTCGGTGGGTACGTTGTTCTTGACCTACATCGCCGAAGTGCTGGGCCGCGTCCTGCCGCGTTTCACCACCGCCCTGCGCGCGGTGCGCTAG
- a CDS encoding YifB family Mg chelatase-like AAA ATPase yields the protein MSLAIVHSRAQVGVEAPSVTVEVHMANGLPSLTLVGLPETAVKESKDRVRSAILNSALQYPARRITLNLAPADLPKDGGRFDLAIALGILAASVQVPALMLDEVECLGELALSGAVRAVKGVLPAALAARKAGRTVIVPRANAEEACLASGLKVIAVDHLLQVVAHLNGHQPIEPYKSDGLLYLNRPYPDLSEVQGQLAAKRALLIAAAGAHNLLFSGPPGTGKTLLASRLPGLLPPLSEQEALEVAAIQSVVSLEPLNHWPHRPFRQPHHSASGPALVGGGSKPQPGEITLAHHGVLFLDELPEFDRKVLEVLREPLESGHIVISRARDRVSFPARFQLVAAMNPCPCGYLGDASGRCRCTPEQIQRYRNKLSGPLLDRIDLHLTVAREATALNPTPQSGDNTATASAQVAQARERQHNRQRCANAFLDLPGLRRHCALSKPDEAWLESACERLTLSLRAAHRLLKVARTLADLECVDTITRPHLAEALQYRPVACGQADQR from the coding sequence ATGTCCCTCGCCATCGTCCACAGTCGCGCCCAGGTCGGCGTCGAAGCCCCTTCCGTCACCGTTGAAGTGCACATGGCCAATGGTCTGCCGTCCCTCACCCTGGTGGGCTTGCCCGAAACCGCGGTCAAGGAAAGCAAGGACCGCGTACGCAGTGCCATCCTCAACAGCGCGCTGCAATACCCGGCCCGGCGCATCACCCTCAACCTCGCGCCCGCCGACCTGCCCAAGGACGGCGGGCGGTTTGACCTGGCGATTGCCCTGGGAATCCTCGCGGCCAGCGTGCAGGTGCCGGCGTTGATGCTCGATGAGGTCGAATGCCTGGGTGAACTGGCCTTGTCGGGCGCCGTGCGGGCGGTCAAGGGCGTGTTGCCGGCGGCATTGGCCGCGCGCAAGGCTGGACGCACCGTGATAGTGCCGCGGGCCAATGCCGAGGAAGCCTGCCTGGCGTCGGGGCTGAAGGTGATTGCAGTGGATCATTTGCTGCAAGTGGTGGCCCATCTGAACGGGCACCAGCCCATTGAGCCCTACAAGTCCGATGGTTTGTTGTACCTGAACCGACCTTACCCGGACCTGAGCGAGGTACAGGGCCAACTCGCCGCCAAGCGCGCCTTGCTGATCGCCGCCGCCGGCGCGCACAACCTGTTGTTCAGCGGCCCGCCGGGCACCGGCAAGACCCTGCTTGCCAGCCGCTTGCCGGGCCTGTTGCCGCCGCTGAGTGAGCAGGAAGCCCTGGAGGTCGCCGCGATTCAATCGGTGGTCAGCCTGGAGCCGTTGAACCATTGGCCCCACCGGCCGTTCCGCCAGCCGCACCATTCGGCATCAGGGCCGGCGTTGGTCGGCGGCGGGTCGAAACCGCAGCCAGGGGAAATCACCCTGGCGCACCACGGCGTGTTGTTCCTGGATGAATTGCCGGAGTTCGACCGCAAGGTCCTGGAGGTACTGCGCGAGCCCCTGGAGTCAGGGCATATCGTCATCTCCCGCGCCCGCGACCGGGTGAGTTTCCCGGCGCGCTTTCAACTGGTGGCCGCGATGAACCCCTGCCCCTGCGGCTACCTGGGCGATGCCAGCGGACGCTGTCGCTGCACGCCGGAACAGATCCAGCGCTATCGCAACAAACTCTCCGGCCCGCTGCTGGACCGCATCGACCTGCACCTGACCGTTGCCCGGGAAGCCACCGCATTGAACCCCACGCCGCAAAGTGGCGACAACACGGCCACCGCCTCGGCGCAGGTTGCCCAGGCGCGGGAGCGCCAACACAACCGCCAGCGCTGCGCCAACGCCTTCCTGGATTTGCCCGGGCTGCGCCGGCACTGCGCGCTGTCCAAGCCGGATGAAGCGTGGCTGGAAAGCGCGTGCGAGCGTTTGACCCTATCCCTCAGGGCCGCCCATCGGCTGTTGAAAGTCGCCCGCACCCTGGCGGACCTGGAGTGTGTGGACACCATCACCCGCCCGCACCTGGCCGAAGCGCTGCAATACCGGCCAGTCGCCTGCGGCCAGGCCGATCAACGGTAG
- the xerC gene encoding tyrosine recombinase XerC produces MERQLDAYCAHLRSERQVSPHTLEAYRRDLNKVLAYCEKQQIASWKALDIQSLRSLIARLHQAGQSSRSLSRLLSAVRGLYHYLNREGLCEHDPANGLSPPKGERRLPKTLDTDRALQLLDGAVEDDFLAHRDQAILELFYSSGLRLSELTGLNLDQLDLADGLVQVLGKGSKTRVLPVGRKAREALQLWLPLRLLTNPADDAVFVSQQGRRLGPRAIQLRVKAAGERELGQNLHPHMLRHSFASHLLESSQDLRAVQELLGHADIKTTQIYTHLDFQHLATVYDSAHPRAKRIKGGDS; encoded by the coding sequence ATGGAACGGCAACTGGACGCTTACTGCGCTCACCTGCGCAGCGAGCGCCAGGTGTCGCCCCACACCCTGGAAGCCTATCGGCGCGACTTGAACAAGGTCCTGGCGTACTGCGAAAAACAGCAGATCGCCAGCTGGAAGGCCCTGGACATCCAAAGCCTGCGCAGCTTGATTGCTCGCCTGCACCAGGCCGGCCAATCCTCGCGCAGCCTGTCGCGCCTGCTGTCGGCGGTGCGCGGCCTGTATCACTATCTCAATCGCGAAGGCCTGTGCGAGCACGACCCGGCCAATGGCCTGTCACCGCCCAAAGGCGAGCGACGCCTGCCCAAGACCCTCGACACCGACCGCGCCCTGCAATTGCTCGACGGTGCGGTCGAGGACGACTTCCTGGCCCATCGCGACCAGGCGATCCTCGAACTGTTCTATTCCTCAGGTCTGCGCCTGTCGGAACTGACCGGCCTGAACCTGGATCAACTGGACCTGGCGGACGGCCTGGTGCAAGTGCTGGGCAAAGGCAGCAAGACCCGAGTGCTGCCGGTGGGCCGCAAAGCCCGCGAAGCCCTGCAACTGTGGCTGCCGCTGCGGTTGTTGACCAACCCGGCGGACGACGCGGTGTTTGTCAGCCAACAAGGCCGACGCCTGGGGCCACGTGCCATCCAATTGCGCGTCAAGGCGGCGGGCGAGCGTGAATTGGGCCAGAACCTGCACCCGCACATGCTGCGCCACTCCTTCGCCAGCCATTTGCTCGAATCATCCCAGGACCTGCGCGCGGTGCAGGAACTGCTCGGCCACGCCGACATCAAGACCACGCAGATCTACACCCACCTGGATTTCCAACACCTGGCAACGGTGTACGACAGCGCCCATCCACGGGCCAAACGCATCAAGGGCGGCGACTCATGA
- a CDS encoding DUF1289 domain-containing protein produces the protein MTQPAPVRPPKPLFSNVSPAVPSPCISLCRLDEEKVCRGCFRHVEDIREWRSADDARRRVICAEAEQRRAGA, from the coding sequence GTGACGCAGCCCGCTCCCGTACGTCCGCCCAAGCCGCTGTTCAGCAATGTCAGCCCGGCGGTGCCGTCACCTTGTATCAGTTTGTGTCGCCTGGACGAGGAAAAAGTCTGCCGCGGCTGCTTCCGTCACGTCGAAGACATCCGTGAATGGCGCTCCGCCGACGATGCGCGGCGCCGGGTGATTTGCGCCGAGGCCGAGCAGCGCAGGGCTGGCGCCTGA
- the sutA gene encoding transcriptional regulator SutA — protein sequence MSDDDLENDDLEVGDDDETDEGLEVAADDDSADEVDDSGDDAAPKAKGKAKAAVSVDELPSVEAKNKERDALARAMEEFLAKGGKVQEVEANVVADPPKKPDNKYGSRPI from the coding sequence ATGAGCGACGATGATCTGGAAAACGACGACCTCGAAGTAGGTGATGACGACGAGACCGATGAAGGTCTTGAAGTTGCAGCGGATGATGACAGTGCCGACGAGGTCGATGACAGTGGCGACGACGCTGCTCCCAAGGCCAAAGGCAAAGCCAAGGCCGCCGTTTCGGTAGATGAACTGCCGAGCGTTGAAGCCAAGAACAAAGAGCGCGATGCGCTGGCCCGCGCGATGGAAGAATTCCTCGCCAAAGGCGGCAAAGTGCAGGAAGTCGAGGCCAACGTGGTGGCAGATCCACCGAAGAAGCCGGATAACAAGTACGGCAGCCGACCTATCTGA
- a CDS encoding lipoprotein, with amino-acid sequence MKRLISSLAALVAVACLVSACGQKGPLYLPDDSKDPNEQAQSSQKSAKAHKHDTY; translated from the coding sequence ATGAAGCGCCTGATCTCTTCCCTTGCTGCGCTCGTCGCGGTCGCTTGCCTCGTTAGTGCCTGTGGTCAAAAAGGCCCGCTGTACCTGCCCGACGACAGTAAAGACCCGAATGAACAGGCGCAATCGTCGCAAAAATCTGCAAAAGCGCATAAGCACGACACCTACTAA
- the lysA gene encoding diaminopimelate decarboxylase — MDAFNYRNGELFAEGVALSAIAERFGTPTYVYSRAHIEAQYRSFADALEGTPSLVCYAVKANSNLGVLNVLARLGAGFDIVSRGELERVLAAGGQADKIVFSGVGKSRDDMRRALEVGVHCFNVESTDELERLQVVAAEMGVRAPISLRVNPDVDAGTHPYISTGLKENKFGIAIADAEDVYIRAAQLPNLEVLGVDCHIGSQLTTLPPFLDALDRLLALVDRLGECGIYLHHIDLGGGVGVRYRDEEPPQIADYIKAVRERIEGRGLALLFEPGRYIVANAGVLLTQVEYLKHTEHKDFAIVDAAMNDLIRPALYQAWMNVTAVTPRDSEARAYDIVGPICETGDFLAKDRQLALEEGDLLAVHSAGAYGFVMSSNYNTRGRTAEVLVDGDQAFEVRRRETVAELYAGESLLPE, encoded by the coding sequence ATGGACGCTTTTAACTACCGGAACGGCGAGCTGTTCGCGGAAGGCGTGGCGCTGTCCGCGATTGCCGAACGTTTTGGCACCCCGACCTACGTGTACTCCCGTGCGCACATCGAAGCCCAATACCGCAGCTTTGCCGACGCGCTGGAAGGCACGCCGAGCCTGGTGTGCTACGCGGTCAAGGCCAACTCCAACCTGGGTGTACTGAATGTCCTGGCGCGCTTGGGCGCTGGTTTCGACATCGTCTCCCGTGGCGAGCTCGAACGTGTACTGGCCGCCGGCGGCCAGGCTGACAAGATCGTATTCTCCGGCGTCGGCAAGAGCCGCGACGACATGCGCCGCGCCCTCGAAGTCGGCGTGCACTGCTTCAACGTCGAATCCACCGACGAGCTGGAACGCCTGCAAGTGGTGGCCGCCGAGATGGGCGTTCGCGCGCCGATCTCCCTGCGCGTCAACCCGGACGTCGACGCCGGCACCCACCCGTACATTTCCACCGGTCTCAAAGAGAACAAGTTCGGCATCGCCATTGCCGACGCCGAGGACGTGTACATCCGCGCCGCCCAACTGCCAAACCTGGAAGTACTGGGTGTCGACTGCCATATCGGCTCGCAACTGACCACCCTGCCACCGTTCCTCGACGCCCTCGACCGCCTGCTGGCACTGGTCGACCGCCTCGGTGAGTGCGGCATCTACCTGCACCACATCGACCTCGGTGGTGGCGTAGGTGTGCGTTACCGCGATGAAGAGCCGCCGCAGATCGCCGACTACATCAAGGCTGTGCGCGAGCGCATCGAAGGCCGTGGCCTGGCGCTGCTGTTCGAGCCGGGCCGCTATATCGTCGCCAACGCCGGCGTGCTGCTGACCCAGGTCGAGTACCTCAAGCACACCGAACACAAGGATTTCGCCATCGTCGACGCGGCGATGAACGACCTGATCCGCCCAGCGCTGTACCAGGCCTGGATGAACGTCACCGCCGTAACCCCTCGCGACAGCGAAGCGCGCGCCTACGACATCGTCGGCCCGATCTGCGAGACCGGCGACTTCCTGGCCAAGGATCGTCAGCTGGCCCTGGAAGAAGGCGACCTGCTGGCCGTGCATTCGGCCGGTGCCTACGGGTTTGTCATGAGTTCCAACTACAACACCCGCGGGCGTACCGCCGAGGTGCTGGTGGACGGTGATCAAGCGTTTGAAGTGCGTCGCCGCGAGACGGTAGCCGAGTTGTATGCTGGCGAAAGCCTGCTGCCGGAGTAA
- a CDS encoding accessory factor UbiK family protein, with translation MLAPKDLLDALSGHASRLFSGDTPLPRNEIESQFKALLQSGFSKLDLVSREEFDSQMVVLARTRARLESLEAKVAELEARLTPPSAE, from the coding sequence ATGCTCGCGCCCAAAGATCTCCTCGACGCCCTGAGCGGCCATGCCTCTCGCCTGTTCAGCGGCGACACCCCGCTGCCCCGCAACGAAATCGAAAGCCAGTTCAAGGCGCTGTTGCAAAGCGGCTTCAGCAAGCTCGACCTGGTGAGCCGGGAAGAGTTTGACAGCCAGATGGTCGTGCTGGCCCGCACACGTGCGCGGCTGGAGAGCCTGGAAGCGAAGGTCGCCGAACTGGAAGCACGATTGACGCCGCCATCTGCTGAATAA
- the dapF gene encoding diaminopimelate epimerase: MLLRFTKMHGLGNDFMVLDLVSQHAHILPKHAKQWGDRHTGIGFDQLLIVEAPSNPEVDFRYRIFNADGSEVEQCGNGARCFARFVLDKRLTAKRQIRVETKSGVIELDVRNDGQISVNMGAPRLVPADIPFQATEQAASYTVDVDGQSVELAAVSMGNPHAVLRVHDINNAPVHELGPKLEHHPRFPARVNVGFLQVIDRSRAQLRVWERGAGETQACGTGACAAAVAAISQGWMDSPLLIDLPGGRLSIEWAGPGHPVLMTGPASRVYEGQVRL, from the coding sequence ATGCTGCTGCGTTTTACCAAGATGCACGGGCTGGGCAATGATTTCATGGTCCTCGACCTGGTCAGCCAGCACGCGCATATCCTGCCCAAACACGCTAAACAGTGGGGCGACCGTCACACCGGCATCGGTTTCGACCAATTGCTGATCGTCGAGGCGCCGAGCAACCCGGAGGTGGATTTCCGTTACCGGATCTTCAACGCCGACGGCTCCGAAGTGGAACAGTGCGGCAACGGCGCGCGCTGCTTTGCGCGTTTTGTGCTGGACAAGCGCCTGACCGCCAAGCGCCAGATCCGCGTCGAGACCAAGAGCGGCGTGATCGAACTGGACGTCCGCAACGACGGCCAGATCAGCGTCAACATGGGCGCGCCACGCCTGGTGCCGGCGGACATTCCGTTCCAGGCCACCGAGCAGGCCGCCAGCTACACGGTCGACGTCGACGGGCAGAGTGTCGAGCTGGCCGCCGTGTCCATGGGCAACCCCCATGCGGTACTGCGGGTCCACGACATCAATAACGCGCCCGTACACGAATTGGGGCCCAAGCTCGAACACCACCCGCGCTTTCCGGCCCGGGTCAACGTAGGTTTCCTGCAGGTGATCGACCGTTCCCGCGCGCAATTGCGCGTCTGGGAACGCGGTGCCGGCGAAACCCAGGCTTGCGGCACCGGTGCTTGCGCCGCTGCCGTGGCCGCGATCAGCCAGGGGTGGATGGATTCGCCACTGTTGATCGACCTGCCCGGCGGACGTCTGTCCATCGAATGGGCAGGCCCTGGCCACCCGGTACTGATGACCGGGCCGGCCTCGCGTGTATACGAAGGACAGGTCCGTCTATGA
- the glnK gene encoding P-II family nitrogen regulator gives MKLVTAIIKPFKLDDVRESLSEIGVQGITVTEVKGFGRQKGHTELYRGAEYVVDFLPKVKIDVAIDDKDLDRVIEAITKAANTGKIGDGKIFVVNLEQAIRIRTGETDTDAI, from the coding sequence ATGAAGCTAGTCACTGCCATCATCAAGCCGTTCAAGTTGGACGATGTACGCGAGTCGTTGTCCGAGATCGGCGTGCAGGGCATTACCGTTACTGAGGTCAAAGGCTTCGGTCGGCAGAAGGGTCACACCGAGCTGTATCGCGGCGCGGAATACGTAGTCGATTTCCTGCCGAAGGTGAAGATTGATGTCGCCATTGACGACAAGGATCTTGACCGGGTTATCGAGGCGATAACCAAGGCGGCCAACACCGGCAAGATCGGTGACGGCAAGATCTTCGTGGTCAATCTGGAACAGGCTATTCGCATCCGTACCGGCGAAACCGATACCGACGCAATCTAA